From a single Collibacillus ludicampi genomic region:
- a CDS encoding acetone carboxylase subunit gamma encodes MAKYDKKTIEELIDGTIDFFKLKEMLSSFKDPERFDTYLSILQERVPWDDQILLPAGLHLYIVQKKNGDRIVKCDCGHEFCDYRDNWKLHALIYVRDTEEKMEELYPKLLAPDPEWQVIREYYCPSCATQLEVENVTPWYPVIKDFEPDIDAFYEEWLGRPVPQP; translated from the coding sequence ATGGCAAAATATGACAAAAAAACGATTGAAGAATTGATTGACGGCACTATAGATTTCTTTAAACTGAAGGAAATGCTCTCGAGCTTCAAAGATCCTGAGCGGTTTGACACATATCTGAGCATCTTGCAGGAAAGGGTGCCTTGGGATGATCAAATTCTGCTCCCCGCCGGCCTTCATCTCTACATCGTGCAAAAGAAAAACGGCGACCGGATTGTCAAATGCGATTGCGGACACGAATTTTGCGACTACCGTGACAATTGGAAACTGCACGCGTTAATTTACGTCAGAGATACGGAAGAGAAGATGGAAGAATTGTATCCAAAACTACTGGCACCAGACCCGGAATGGCAGGTAATTCGTGAGTACTACTGTCCATCATGCGCTACGCAGTTAGAAGTGGAAAACGTCACCCCGTGGTATCCGGTGATCAAGGATTTCGAACCCGACATCGACGCTTTTTATGAGGAGTGGTTGGGTCGTCCCGTTCCGCAGCCGTAA
- a CDS encoding sigma-54-dependent Fis family transcriptional regulator, translating to MIAIRSTSDIQKKMKELETKWKSFVIEKRDPDQMRMNVYESWKRCLTYGVNPRQKQANIVLSNDQLVEWAKKSKLYQISLPILQQLADQIYDTGHIITLCDSKGKIIYLQGDPKILQKAELMNFVPGADWSEESAGTNAIGTCIAIQQPIQIFSYEHFCEGCHPWICSSAPIQDPFTGQLLGVVDLTGPSDLAQPHTLGIATVTASVIQQHYREISLKTLHHLRTHFIQAINQWKTDPVIVLDSALQIVNATSSALSLFQTNNFSQFWSLSGLEVLKDALLNNNGEEEEIYLPLYQTKITVQNIVIDSERIGFLLHLQRSAQHRSPVSRSSNSWSDIIGATKAVKDMIYKSQMVAPTNVPVLLTGESGTGKEMFAKAIHRASLRHRGPFLAINCGAIPKELMASELFGYVPGTFTGANSKGKAGKFEDANGGTLFLDEIGEMPLDLQVFLLRVLQEKEVVRLGSSKPIPVDVRIIAATNQNLIKLIEEGKFRSDLYYRLNVVELHLPPLRERKEDIPLLCDHFIRRFATKYEKPVTAADEEVLSFFLDYHWPGNLREMENVIEHAVLFTNGERIQMSDLPHSVSPAVPKEKESPLELEEKRILEQLIQETNGNLSEVARRCNIARTTLYRKMQKYKLR from the coding sequence ATGATAGCTATTCGTTCAACCAGTGACATCCAAAAGAAAATGAAAGAGTTGGAAACCAAGTGGAAGAGCTTTGTAATAGAAAAACGCGATCCGGATCAAATGAGAATGAATGTTTACGAATCGTGGAAACGCTGTTTGACTTACGGAGTTAACCCCAGACAAAAACAAGCCAACATTGTTCTTTCGAATGATCAGTTGGTCGAATGGGCGAAGAAATCGAAGTTGTATCAGATTTCCTTGCCGATCCTGCAACAATTAGCCGATCAGATCTACGATACTGGACACATAATTACCCTCTGTGACAGCAAAGGTAAAATTATTTATTTGCAGGGGGATCCTAAAATCCTGCAGAAAGCCGAGCTTATGAACTTCGTGCCCGGTGCCGACTGGAGCGAGGAATCGGCCGGTACAAACGCGATCGGAACTTGTATTGCCATACAGCAGCCGATCCAGATTTTTTCTTATGAACATTTCTGTGAAGGATGCCATCCCTGGATCTGTTCATCCGCTCCGATTCAGGATCCGTTCACCGGACAACTTTTGGGAGTGGTCGATCTGACAGGTCCTTCTGATCTAGCTCAGCCGCACACATTGGGTATCGCAACGGTCACCGCGTCGGTCATCCAGCAGCACTATCGGGAAATTTCACTGAAAACGCTCCATCATTTACGAACCCACTTTATCCAAGCGATCAATCAGTGGAAAACCGATCCCGTTATCGTATTGGATTCCGCCCTTCAAATCGTGAATGCCACTTCCAGTGCATTATCTCTGTTTCAAACCAACAATTTTAGTCAATTCTGGTCACTTTCCGGACTTGAAGTTCTGAAAGATGCCCTTCTCAACAATAACGGTGAAGAAGAAGAAATCTATTTGCCTTTGTACCAAACAAAAATTACGGTGCAAAACATAGTGATCGACTCAGAACGAATCGGTTTTCTCCTTCACCTCCAACGATCGGCTCAGCATCGCTCTCCCGTGTCACGCTCCAGCAATAGTTGGTCAGACATCATCGGTGCAACAAAAGCGGTAAAAGACATGATATACAAGAGCCAAATGGTAGCCCCCACGAATGTGCCGGTATTGCTCACAGGGGAAAGTGGAACCGGCAAAGAAATGTTCGCGAAAGCGATCCACCGCGCCAGTCTGCGGCACCGCGGCCCTTTTCTAGCGATCAACTGCGGCGCCATACCGAAGGAACTGATGGCGAGCGAACTGTTTGGTTATGTTCCGGGCACGTTTACAGGAGCGAATTCCAAAGGTAAGGCGGGGAAATTTGAAGACGCGAACGGCGGAACACTGTTTCTCGATGAAATCGGGGAGATGCCGCTTGACTTGCAGGTATTCCTCTTGCGCGTTCTACAGGAAAAAGAGGTGGTTCGCCTCGGATCCTCCAAGCCCATTCCTGTTGACGTCCGCATCATTGCGGCCACCAATCAAAATTTGATAAAGCTGATCGAAGAGGGGAAGTTTCGCTCCGATCTTTATTACCGGCTCAATGTCGTCGAATTGCATTTGCCTCCATTACGGGAGCGGAAAGAGGATATCCCTTTGTTATGCGACCACTTTATTCGAAGGTTCGCAACAAAATACGAAAAACCGGTGACAGCAGCCGACGAAGAGGTGTTGTCGTTTTTCCTGGACTATCATTGGCCGGGTAACTTGAGAGAGATGGAAAACGTGATCGAACATGCTGTCTTGTTTACGAACGGGGAACGGATTCAAATGTCTGATTTGCCCCACTCCGTGTCGCCCGCTGTCCCGAAAGAGAAAGAATCCCCTTTGGAATTGGAAGAGAAACGTATACTGGAGCAACTGATTCAGGAAACGAACGGCAATTTGTCTGAAGTGGCGAGACGCTGCAATATCGCCCGTACCACATTGTACCGAAAAATGCAAAAATACAAATTGAGGTAG
- a CDS encoding GNAT family N-acetyltransferase, with the protein MEYRRITSIQDPLFKKMHQLMQDVFPPEEVLEFDLWKEPLEDPGIRVFVAVHEGNVVGATEYRYYEDFNVAMTDFTIIGQAGLGIGRFLAQKRLDDLNSLAAANGKQLFGMFAEIYDPYRVEHYHFGGIKPMDPYVRREVLSHLGYKRLDFPYVHPSWNNDGEAVTGLDLCFLPMDENVNEVQTDLIVKFLRRYYSVLSNKPKSWYEMIENLEAKDTVALLPI; encoded by the coding sequence ATGGAATATCGCAGAATTACGAGTATTCAAGATCCTTTGTTTAAAAAAATGCACCAATTGATGCAAGACGTATTCCCTCCGGAAGAAGTATTAGAGTTCGATCTTTGGAAAGAGCCTCTGGAAGATCCGGGAATTCGTGTGTTTGTTGCTGTTCACGAAGGGAATGTAGTCGGTGCGACGGAGTACCGCTATTATGAAGATTTTAATGTGGCAATGACAGATTTTACGATCATTGGCCAAGCTGGACTTGGTATTGGTCGATTTTTAGCGCAAAAGAGGTTGGATGATTTAAATTCCTTGGCCGCGGCAAATGGAAAGCAATTATTTGGTATGTTTGCTGAAATCTATGATCCTTATCGAGTAGAGCATTATCATTTTGGCGGGATCAAACCCATGGATCCCTATGTTCGTCGTGAGGTATTGTCTCACCTTGGTTATAAGCGTCTTGATTTCCCTTATGTTCACCCGTCCTGGAACAATGATGGAGAGGCCGTAACGGGACTCGATCTTTGTTTTCTTCCAATGGACGAAAACGTCAATGAAGTACAAACAGATCTTATCGTGAAGTTTTTGAGACGTTATTATTCGGTTTTATCGAACAAACCAAAGTCTTGGTATGAAATGATTGAAAATCTGGAAGCGAAAGATACGGTAGCGTTATTGCCCATTTAA
- a CDS encoding GNAT family N-acetyltransferase: MYRKEFYVFDQDQPVPAVIRNYKESDFPGLIRIQQECFPPPFPSELWWNTEQLNNHVTLFPEGALCVEVNGELAGSMTGLLVDFDPNHPEHTWEEITDHGYIRNHNPNGNTLYVVDISVRPSYRKLGLGKWLMFSMYDVVVHKGLERLLGGGRMPGYHKKAKEMTAEQYLEAVVKGELKDPVITFLLRCGRIPVKVVPNYLEDEESCNYGTLMEWKNPFYSSKS; the protein is encoded by the coding sequence ATGTATAGAAAGGAGTTTTACGTTTTTGATCAGGATCAGCCTGTCCCGGCGGTGATTCGAAATTATAAAGAAAGTGACTTTCCTGGTTTAATTCGTATACAACAGGAATGTTTTCCTCCCCCATTCCCGTCTGAGTTATGGTGGAACACGGAACAATTGAACAACCATGTTACTTTATTCCCGGAGGGGGCCTTATGTGTTGAGGTGAATGGTGAACTCGCGGGATCAATGACCGGCCTTCTTGTTGACTTTGATCCCAATCATCCGGAACACACTTGGGAAGAGATCACGGATCACGGGTATATTCGTAACCACAATCCAAACGGGAATACGCTTTATGTCGTCGATATTAGCGTTCGTCCCTCCTATCGAAAATTAGGGTTGGGAAAATGGCTGATGTTTTCCATGTATGACGTCGTTGTTCACAAGGGATTGGAACGATTGTTAGGCGGAGGAAGAATGCCTGGCTATCACAAAAAAGCGAAAGAGATGACGGCAGAGCAATACCTTGAAGCTGTAGTAAAAGGTGAATTGAAGGACCCTGTTATCACCTTCCTGCTTCGCTGTGGACGTATCCCCGTTAAAGTGGTGCCTAATTATTTAGAGGATGAAGAATCGTGTAATTATGGGACACTTATGGAATGGAAAAATCCTTTTTACTCATCAAAATCTTGA
- a CDS encoding carbon-nitrogen hydrolase family protein yields MKLRVSAVQYHLHTIQSFDEFAKQVEHYIKTAEEFGADFILFPEFFTTQLMSIGNDQGQPLTIQDLPDFTEQYRSLFTNFAKQTKMHIIGGTHVIRKGDRLYNVAHLFYPDGRIAEQPKLHITPTEVKEWKMTPGESLQVFETDKGTIAILTCYDIEFPEIVRMAKAKGADVIFCPSCTDDRHGFHRVRYTSHARAVENQVYVVTTGTVGSLPTVDFMRANFGQAAVITPNDIPFPPRGILAEGEINDDMIVTADLDLELLYQVRKSGSVTTWRDRRTDLYPDWK; encoded by the coding sequence ATGAAACTGAGAGTCTCAGCGGTCCAATATCATCTTCATACAATACAATCCTTTGACGAATTTGCCAAACAAGTGGAACATTATATTAAAACTGCAGAAGAATTTGGTGCTGATTTTATCCTGTTCCCTGAATTCTTTACCACCCAATTGATGTCGATTGGGAATGATCAAGGACAACCATTGACCATCCAAGACCTACCTGATTTTACAGAACAATATCGGTCTTTATTTACGAATTTTGCTAAGCAAACAAAGATGCATATTATTGGGGGAACCCATGTCATCCGTAAAGGTGACCGATTATACAACGTCGCTCATTTGTTCTATCCGGATGGAAGAATCGCTGAACAGCCGAAGCTTCATATTACACCAACGGAAGTTAAGGAATGGAAAATGACTCCTGGTGAAAGCCTGCAGGTGTTCGAGACTGACAAGGGAACAATCGCCATATTAACCTGCTATGACATAGAATTTCCAGAAATCGTTCGTATGGCGAAGGCTAAAGGGGCTGATGTAATATTCTGTCCTTCTTGTACCGATGATCGCCATGGGTTTCACCGAGTACGTTATACGAGTCACGCAAGAGCGGTAGAAAATCAAGTATATGTGGTGACTACAGGTACCGTGGGTTCTCTTCCAACCGTTGATTTTATGCGGGCAAATTTCGGTCAAGCGGCTGTCATTACACCAAACGATATTCCGTTCCCTCCCCGCGGCATCTTGGCAGAAGGGGAAATTAATGACGATATGATTGTTACCGCTGATCTGGATTTAGAACTGTTATATCAGGTTCGTAAAAGTGGTTCCGTCACCACGTGGCGTGATCGGCGTACCGATCTCTATCCGGATTGGAAATAA
- the eutL gene encoding ethanolamine utilization microcompartment protein EutL, translating into MLKPIRAIPLATRLIPNVDPGLAEKLNLPSHIRSLGLLTSTIDDVGYTAVDEATKKASVEVVYAKSFYAGSAHASGPLSGEFIGILGGENPAEVKSGMDAAIALMENGACFYALNEDGTHAYYSHVISRTGTYLSKVAGIREGEPLAYLIAPPLEAVYGLDAALKAADVKIQQFYGPPTETNFGGGLLTGSQSACTAAAAAFAEAVRSVAQDPRR; encoded by the coding sequence ATGTTGAAACCGATCCGCGCAATCCCATTGGCCACGCGTCTGATCCCTAATGTCGATCCGGGATTGGCGGAAAAATTAAATTTGCCGTCCCACATTCGCAGCTTGGGTTTACTCACATCCACGATCGATGATGTCGGATACACGGCGGTCGATGAAGCGACGAAAAAAGCATCGGTTGAAGTGGTATACGCGAAATCCTTCTACGCAGGTTCTGCACACGCTTCAGGTCCTCTGTCCGGGGAATTCATAGGGATTCTTGGCGGAGAAAATCCGGCAGAAGTGAAAAGCGGGATGGATGCCGCGATCGCCCTCATGGAAAATGGAGCCTGTTTTTATGCACTGAATGAAGATGGAACCCATGCGTATTACTCCCATGTGATCTCGAGAACGGGCACCTACCTCTCCAAAGTCGCAGGGATTCGCGAAGGGGAACCTCTGGCATATCTCATAGCGCCTCCCTTGGAAGCGGTCTATGGCTTGGATGCGGCACTTAAAGCGGCTGATGTGAAGATCCAACAGTTTTACGGGCCGCCAACAGAGACGAACTTTGGCGGAGGACTTTTGACTGGTAGTCAATCCGCTTGCACGGCGGCTGCTGCAGCATTTGCGGAAGCAGTCAGAAGCGTGGCGCAAGATCCGAGGAGATGA
- a CDS encoding BMC domain-containing protein, giving the protein MNVTGFALGMIETLGVPALIAAADAAAKAADVTIMTYEKADAGIVTVYIIGDVASVQAAVSVGEAEAQRVGRLLRSHVIARPDQNVQKMMARLLRSKTGCSGEQRQHTQQSTEAKEPMAVTSPSEGAEWTMGSAETDGSVSVDAEAPSEWKRKSISELRKMALSCKGFPLSAEEINSAKKEELIRLLIETEKERGEENT; this is encoded by the coding sequence GTGAATGTAACAGGTTTCGCTCTGGGAATGATTGAGACCCTTGGTGTACCTGCACTGATAGCCGCTGCCGATGCCGCCGCCAAAGCTGCAGATGTCACGATCATGACATATGAGAAGGCTGATGCGGGAATCGTCACCGTTTACATCATAGGGGATGTAGCATCCGTTCAGGCTGCTGTGTCGGTGGGGGAGGCAGAAGCCCAAAGAGTCGGTCGGCTTTTACGTTCCCATGTGATTGCAAGACCTGACCAAAACGTTCAAAAAATGATGGCTCGTCTGCTCCGTTCAAAGACAGGATGTAGCGGCGAGCAACGTCAGCATACTCAACAATCGACTGAAGCCAAAGAACCGATGGCAGTGACAAGCCCGTCTGAAGGGGCGGAGTGGACGATGGGATCGGCGGAAACAGATGGAAGTGTATCGGTGGATGCGGAGGCACCCAGCGAATGGAAGCGGAAGTCGATTTCCGAACTGCGAAAGATGGCGCTTTCATGCAAGGGGTTCCCTCTCTCGGCGGAAGAAATAAACTCGGCGAAAAAAGAAGAGTTGATCCGATTGTTGATAGAAACAGAAAAAGAGAGAGGTGAAGAAAATACATGA
- a CDS encoding acetaldehyde dehydrogenase (acetylating), with the protein MIVDKDLQSIQEVRNYLQEAKEAQKLLERMSQSQIDKIVESMMVAACEEAPRLASMAVEETGFGNVADKTEKNLFAAKNVYEAIKDMKTVGIIRKDEEKKVWEVAQPVGVVAGIVPSTNPTSTVIFKSLIAIKARNAIVFSPHPSAAHCTLEAARLLQIAAERGGAPKGLIHCITQPTLAATNELMKHKLTDVILATGGTAMVKAAYSSGKPAFGVGPGNVPVYIHPSANLSEAVRHILSSKTFDYGTICASEQAIIADQAIKDQVIAELKRQGAYFLNRSEKEKVGAILMVNGSLNAKIVGKSPQAIAEMAGISVPQEVKVLVAEETGVGKEYPFSVEKLSTILAFYTVQDWKEGCELSIRLLELGGLGHTLGIHSNDEQVIEAFAVEKPASRIVVNSGTTFGGIGATTGIQPSLTLGCGSFGNNVTSDNIGPQHLLNIKRVAFGIREMQRIDEKTNMKHPPVATQEQPLISRDEVMEIIKNVLAELKT; encoded by the coding sequence ATGATCGTAGACAAAGACCTTCAATCGATACAGGAAGTTCGGAATTACTTGCAAGAAGCGAAAGAAGCGCAAAAATTACTCGAAAGAATGAGTCAAAGCCAAATCGACAAAATTGTCGAGAGCATGATGGTGGCAGCATGTGAAGAAGCGCCTCGATTGGCATCGATGGCGGTCGAAGAAACCGGTTTCGGGAATGTTGCCGACAAAACAGAGAAAAATCTATTCGCTGCCAAAAATGTGTACGAAGCGATCAAAGACATGAAAACGGTCGGAATCATCCGCAAAGATGAAGAGAAGAAAGTGTGGGAAGTGGCACAACCGGTCGGCGTTGTTGCCGGGATCGTACCTTCCACCAATCCGACTTCGACAGTGATTTTCAAATCCCTCATTGCTATTAAAGCGAGAAATGCAATTGTTTTCAGTCCACATCCGTCGGCAGCTCATTGCACGTTGGAAGCTGCAAGATTGTTGCAAATTGCCGCCGAAAGGGGAGGTGCACCGAAAGGTCTGATTCATTGCATTACACAGCCGACTTTAGCGGCAACGAATGAATTGATGAAACACAAGCTCACGGACGTGATCTTGGCTACAGGCGGCACGGCGATGGTGAAGGCGGCTTACAGCTCGGGCAAACCCGCCTTCGGTGTAGGACCTGGAAACGTTCCTGTTTATATACACCCGAGCGCAAATCTCTCTGAGGCGGTGCGCCATATACTATCAAGTAAAACATTTGACTACGGTACCATCTGTGCTTCAGAACAAGCGATCATCGCTGATCAAGCGATCAAAGATCAAGTGATTGCCGAGTTGAAGAGACAAGGTGCCTATTTCTTAAATAGGAGCGAAAAAGAAAAAGTGGGCGCCATTCTCATGGTGAACGGATCCCTAAATGCAAAAATCGTAGGAAAATCACCGCAAGCGATTGCAGAAATGGCGGGAATTTCAGTTCCTCAAGAGGTGAAAGTCCTCGTCGCAGAAGAAACGGGTGTCGGAAAAGAATATCCGTTTTCTGTGGAAAAACTGTCAACGATTCTCGCTTTCTATACCGTTCAAGATTGGAAAGAAGGCTGCGAATTGAGTATCCGTTTACTTGAATTGGGTGGTCTGGGGCATACATTGGGTATACACAGTAACGATGAACAAGTGATAGAAGCATTCGCCGTGGAAAAACCGGCTTCACGCATTGTGGTCAATTCAGGTACAACATTCGGCGGAATCGGTGCGACGACAGGAATCCAGCCTTCACTTACTCTCGGATGCGGTTCCTTCGGTAACAATGTCACCTCGGACAATATCGGTCCGCAGCACCTGCTTAATATCAAACGAGTTGCGTTTGGTATTCGCGAGATGCAACGGATCGACGAAAAAACAAACATGAAGCATCCGCCGGTTGCAACACAAGAACAACCTCTCATCAGCAGAGATGAGGTAATGGAAATCATCAAAAACGTACTTGCTGAATTAAAAACTTAG
- a CDS encoding BMC domain-containing protein produces MAGEMSALGMIETKGLVGAIEAADAMAKAANVKLIGKVHVGGGLVTVMVRGDVGAVKASVDAGAAAAEKVGELVSIHVIPRPHSDIELILPKLEG; encoded by the coding sequence ATGGCAGGAGAAATGTCCGCATTGGGAATGATTGAAACAAAAGGTTTGGTTGGCGCAATTGAGGCAGCAGATGCGATGGCGAAGGCTGCAAACGTAAAGTTGATCGGTAAGGTGCATGTCGGCGGGGGATTGGTAACCGTTATGGTACGTGGGGATGTCGGAGCTGTCAAAGCATCTGTTGACGCGGGAGCAGCAGCTGCTGAAAAAGTGGGCGAACTCGTTTCCATCCACGTCATTCCGCGTCCGCATAGCGACATTGAACTGATATTGCCGAAACTGGAAGGATAA
- the pduL gene encoding phosphate propanoyltransferase, translated as MALITEASLRAMIKDGIPNPFPLQEEDKITPSAVDFLKGRGIPLKRVNNKEVMEQTNALVAPDLTIPVGVSNRHIHLSPEDVERLFGQGYELTPLKNLSQPGQFAAKEQLTLVGPKGIIHGVRVLGPARGASQVEISKTDGFQLGIHPPVRLSGSIEGTPGITLIGPKGFATLAKGVIIAKSHVHMSPEEAETFQVQDGDSLILQAMGDRPVIFPDVIVRVHPNFVLDFHIDLDEANAAALKTGDTVKVLGKNGVLLSWSRR; from the coding sequence ATGGCCTTGATCACGGAAGCAAGTTTAAGGGCCATGATCAAAGATGGCATTCCCAATCCTTTCCCTCTCCAAGAGGAAGATAAAATTACCCCATCTGCAGTCGATTTTTTAAAGGGGAGAGGCATTCCATTGAAACGAGTGAACAACAAGGAAGTAATGGAGCAAACAAATGCACTTGTCGCCCCTGATTTGACAATTCCTGTGGGTGTATCCAATCGCCATATTCACTTATCGCCAGAAGATGTGGAAAGACTTTTTGGACAAGGATATGAGTTGACACCCCTTAAGAATCTTTCCCAGCCTGGACAGTTTGCCGCGAAAGAGCAATTGACCCTTGTAGGTCCTAAAGGGATCATTCATGGGGTAAGAGTCCTTGGTCCGGCAAGGGGAGCCAGTCAAGTGGAAATCTCAAAAACGGATGGCTTTCAATTAGGTATCCATCCACCAGTGCGATTATCTGGTTCAATCGAAGGAACTCCAGGAATTACATTGATCGGTCCGAAAGGGTTTGCCACCCTAGCAAAGGGTGTGATCATCGCCAAATCACATGTTCATATGTCTCCTGAGGAAGCCGAAACATTCCAAGTTCAAGATGGAGACAGTTTGATTTTACAGGCGATGGGAGATCGGCCGGTGATCTTTCCGGATGTAATCGTGCGGGTACATCCAAATTTTGTTCTCGATTTCCATATCGATCTTGATGAAGCGAATGCGGCTGCCTTGAAAACAGGAGACACGGTAAAAGTACTTGGAAAAAACGGGGTACTCCTCTCTTGGTCAAGGAGGTGA
- a CDS encoding EutN/CcmL family microcompartment protein, protein MFIGKVIGSVWATQKETGMEHIKLLIVQPIDWKGVENGNTIIAADRIGAGVGERVIISRGSPARYVFGQTSPVDAVIVGIVDSFEIAEDV, encoded by the coding sequence ATGTTCATAGGCAAGGTAATAGGGAGCGTATGGGCTACCCAAAAAGAAACAGGGATGGAACATATCAAACTCCTGATTGTGCAACCCATCGACTGGAAGGGAGTCGAGAACGGTAACACGATCATTGCCGCCGATCGAATCGGCGCGGGAGTGGGAGAGCGAGTCATTATATCCAGGGGCTCTCCTGCCCGCTATGTATTCGGTCAAACGTCCCCTGTTGATGCGGTGATCGTGGGGATTGTCGATTCGTTTGAGATAGCAGAAGACGTATAA
- a CDS encoding BMC domain-containing protein, which translates to MEQELQRVIQEYVPGKQVTLAHVIANPDPILYTKLGIQEAGAIGILTLTPTETSIIAADIATKAAEVQLGFLDRFTGSLIIVGDVSAVDIAIHAVNQFLSEKLKFAPAILTRS; encoded by the coding sequence ATGGAACAAGAGCTCCAGAGGGTCATTCAAGAGTATGTCCCCGGTAAACAAGTGACTTTGGCACACGTGATTGCAAACCCTGATCCCATCCTTTATACGAAACTAGGAATTCAGGAAGCAGGCGCGATTGGGATATTGACATTGACACCGACAGAAACATCTATTATTGCCGCAGATATCGCCACGAAAGCTGCAGAAGTGCAGTTGGGTTTCTTAGACCGTTTTACCGGTTCATTGATCATTGTAGGTGACGTATCCGCCGTCGATATTGCTATTCACGCGGTGAATCAATTTTTAAGCGAAAAATTAAAATTCGCCCCAGCGATATTGACGAGGTCTTAA
- a CDS encoding EutP/PduV family microcompartment system protein, giving the protein MKKRAMIIGAVGAGKSSLVKALFNNDQPARKTQALEFHDWLIDTPGEYTENPLYYRSLMATALEAKVLLMVHDATRERNYFPPGFAQGFPIPVIGVITKADHPHANVSRAIGFLRESIGDAKIFITSSFTKEGIHALYTNLMQIVSSS; this is encoded by the coding sequence ATGAAGAAGAGAGCTATGATAATCGGTGCTGTAGGTGCAGGAAAATCGTCTTTGGTCAAGGCTCTGTTCAACAATGATCAACCGGCACGAAAAACACAAGCATTGGAATTTCATGATTGGTTGATTGATACTCCAGGTGAGTACACGGAAAATCCATTATATTATCGAAGTTTGATGGCAACCGCCTTGGAAGCGAAAGTATTGCTCATGGTGCATGATGCGACACGAGAACGCAATTATTTTCCCCCTGGATTTGCCCAAGGATTTCCTATCCCTGTCATTGGAGTCATCACGAAAGCTGACCATCCACATGCGAATGTTTCAAGGGCAATCGGATTCCTTCGAGAATCGATCGGGGATGCGAAGATCTTTATCACCTCATCTTTCACAAAAGAGGGAATTCATGCATTATATACAAATCTGATGCAAATAGTATCTTCCTCATAA